In the Clostridium sporogenes genome, one interval contains:
- a CDS encoding acyl-ACP thioesterase yields the protein MQPVITDKNFEINYHEIDFRKRALFTTIMNYFEDASTEQSEKLGVGLQYLKDNDQAWVLYKWDVTIDRYPQFGEKIIVRTIPLSYRKFYAYRRFQIIDKTGEVIITGDSIWFLIDINKRRPIKVTEDMQKAYGLSETKEEPFKIDKIKFHEEFHYNNKFKVRYSDIDTNLHVNNVKYISWAIETIPFDIVLNYTLKKFVITYEKEVKYGNDINVYSEMVHKNNNEIVFVHKVENEEGKRVTCAKSTWVK from the coding sequence ATGCAGCCAGTAATAACAGACAAAAATTTTGAAATAAATTATCATGAGATAGACTTTAGAAAAAGAGCATTATTTACTACTATAATGAACTATTTTGAAGATGCTTCTACAGAACAATCTGAAAAGTTAGGCGTAGGATTACAATATTTAAAAGATAACGATCAGGCTTGGGTATTATATAAATGGGATGTAACTATTGATAGATATCCTCAATTTGGAGAAAAAATAATAGTTAGAACTATACCATTATCTTATAGAAAATTTTATGCCTATAGAAGATTTCAAATAATAGATAAAACAGGGGAGGTAATAATAACAGGAGATAGTATATGGTTTTTAATAGATATAAATAAGAGAAGACCTATAAAAGTTACTGAAGATATGCAAAAGGCTTACGGATTAAGTGAAACTAAAGAAGAACCGTTTAAAATAGATAAAATAAAATTCCATGAGGAATTTCATTATAACAATAAGTTTAAGGTAAGATATAGCGATATAGATACAAATTTACATGTAAATAATGTAAAGTATATATCCTGGGCCATAGAAACTATACCATTCGATATAGTACTAAATTATACTTTAAAAAAGTTTGTTATAACCTATGAAAAAGAGGTTAAGTATGGAAATGATATAAATGTATATTCAGAAATGGTACATAAGAATAACAATGAAATAGTTTTTGTACATAAGGTAGAAAATGAAGAAGGAAAAAGAGTTACGTGTGCAAAAAGTACCTGGGTTAAATAA
- a CDS encoding replicative DNA helicase, with protein MDAPIKSMPQSIDAEQNVLGAMIIDKTSIAEAVEVLKSEDFYKDSHKIIFSGIIELYQRDIAVDMLTLTENLKSKDKLEAVGGVSYITELCNSIVSTANIQSYIEIIKDKSTLRRLIRSSTEIIENCYNKQDNVEEIIDTAEKKIFDISNQNTTSDFEPLSNVLERGFIQIENLFKNKGETTGVASGFRELDAKTSGFQKSDMILIAARPSMGKTTFALNIAEYAALREGKSVAIFSLEMSKEQLSYKLLCSQANIDMLRLRTGNLEDKDWENIARVSGPLAAAKIFIDDTAGMSVMEMRSKCRRLKIEHGIDMVLIDYLQLMSGGKGSESRQQEVSEISRSIKALAKEMDCPVIALSQLSRAPEARSDHRPMLSDLRESGSIEQDADVVMFLYRDEYYDKETEDKNIAECIIAKQRNGPTGTAKLAWLGQYSKFGNLDVIHQE; from the coding sequence ATGGATGCACCCATAAAAAGTATGCCACAAAGTATAGATGCAGAACAAAATGTATTAGGCGCAATGATTATAGATAAAACTTCCATAGCAGAGGCTGTGGAAGTTTTAAAAAGTGAAGATTTTTATAAAGATTCTCATAAAATCATATTTAGTGGAATTATAGAACTTTATCAAAGGGATATAGCAGTAGATATGTTAACTCTTACTGAGAACCTTAAATCAAAGGATAAATTAGAGGCAGTAGGTGGAGTTAGTTATATAACAGAGCTTTGTAATTCTATAGTATCTACAGCTAATATTCAGTCTTACATAGAAATAATAAAGGATAAGTCTACATTAAGAAGACTTATAAGGTCATCTACTGAGATAATAGAGAATTGTTATAACAAACAGGACAATGTAGAAGAAATAATAGATACAGCAGAGAAAAAAATATTTGATATATCTAATCAAAATACCACATCTGATTTTGAACCATTGAGTAATGTTTTGGAAAGAGGATTTATTCAAATTGAAAATCTATTTAAAAATAAAGGTGAGACAACAGGAGTTGCTTCTGGCTTTAGAGAGTTAGATGCTAAAACATCAGGTTTTCAAAAGTCTGATATGATATTAATAGCAGCAAGACCATCAATGGGTAAAACTACATTTGCATTAAATATAGCAGAATATGCAGCTCTTAGAGAAGGCAAAAGCGTAGCAATATTTTCCCTGGAAATGTCAAAGGAACAACTTTCCTATAAGTTGCTTTGTTCACAAGCTAATATTGATATGTTGAGACTTAGAACTGGTAACTTAGAGGATAAAGATTGGGAGAATATAGCTAGAGTTTCAGGACCTTTAGCTGCAGCAAAAATATTTATAGATGATACTGCAGGTATGTCTGTAATGGAAATGCGCTCTAAATGTAGAAGATTAAAGATAGAGCATGGTATAGATATGGTATTAATAGATTATCTTCAACTTATGAGTGGAGGTAAAGGTTCTGAAAGTAGACAACAAGAAGTTTCAGAAATATCTAGATCTATAAAGGCTTTAGCGAAGGAAATGGATTGTCCAGTTATAGCCCTATCACAATTATCTCGTGCTCCAGAAGCTAGATCAGATCACAGACCAATGCTTTCAGATCTTAGAGAATCTGGATCTATAGAACAGGATGCGGATGTAGTTATGTTTTTATATAGAGATGAATACTATGATAAAGAAACAGAAGATAAAAATATAGCAGAATGTATTATAGCTAAACAAAGAAATGGTCCTACAGGAACAGCTAAATTAGCATGGCTTGGACAATACAGTAAATTTGGTAATTTAGATGTAATACACCAAGAATAA
- a CDS encoding NAD(P)/FAD-dependent oxidoreductase, protein MKKYDIIIVGAGASGIFAAYEMCKNNNKLNILMIEKGHDLKKRKCPIDGKNIKSCIQCNVCNIMNGYGGAGTLSDGKYNITNNFGGDLYKYVGREEALELMDYVDEVLCKMGGKDAKLYSTSNSDLKRKALQNDLHLLDAKVRHLGTDRNVKILSNIYEYLKDKIEMKFQCEVFDINKVEDEFVVDTKDGKFLSKDLILATGRSGSKWISGICKKLGVKTESNRVDIGVRVELPAQVFSHITDEVYESKIVYRTKKYGDLVRTFCMNPYGEVVSENTNGIVTVNGHSYANPELHTENTNFALLVSNRFTEPFKESNEYGESIAKLSNMLGGGVLVQRFGDLIKGRRTNEKRMGKSFTRPTLKATPGDLSLVIPKRQLDGIIEMIYALDNIAPGTANEDTLLYGVEVKFYNSNVELNSNLETKIKGLYVLGDSSGVTHSLSQASASGVYVARILMEKYNNV, encoded by the coding sequence ATGAAAAAATACGATATTATTATTGTTGGAGCTGGGGCAAGTGGTATATTTGCTGCATATGAAATGTGTAAAAATAATAATAAATTAAATATATTAATGATTGAAAAGGGTCATGATTTAAAAAAGAGAAAATGTCCTATAGACGGCAAAAATATAAAATCATGTATACAATGTAATGTTTGTAATATAATGAATGGATATGGTGGAGCAGGCACATTATCTGATGGCAAATATAATATTACTAATAATTTTGGTGGAGATTTATATAAATATGTTGGTAGAGAAGAAGCTTTAGAATTAATGGATTATGTTGATGAAGTCCTATGTAAAATGGGTGGAAAGGATGCAAAATTGTATTCTACATCTAATTCTGACTTAAAAAGAAAAGCTCTTCAAAACGATCTACATCTATTAGATGCAAAGGTAAGACATTTAGGAACAGATAGAAATGTTAAGATATTATCCAATATATATGAATATTTAAAAGATAAAATAGAAATGAAATTTCAATGTGAAGTTTTTGATATAAATAAGGTAGAAGATGAATTTGTTGTAGATACTAAGGATGGGAAATTTTTAAGTAAAGATTTAATTTTAGCTACAGGAAGATCAGGTTCAAAATGGATATCTGGAATATGTAAAAAGCTTGGTGTAAAAACAGAAAGTAATAGAGTAGATATAGGTGTTAGAGTTGAATTACCAGCTCAAGTATTTTCACATATAACAGATGAAGTATATGAAAGTAAAATAGTATACAGAACTAAAAAATATGGAGATCTAGTTAGAACTTTTTGTATGAATCCTTATGGAGAAGTAGTAAGTGAAAATACTAATGGAATAGTTACAGTTAATGGCCATAGTTATGCAAATCCAGAGCTTCATACAGAAAATACTAATTTTGCTTTGTTAGTTTCAAATAGATTTACTGAACCTTTTAAAGAAAGTAATGAATATGGAGAATCTATAGCAAAATTAAGTAATATGCTAGGTGGAGGAGTATTAGTACAAAGATTTGGAGATTTAATAAAGGGAAGAAGAACTAATGAAAAAAGAATGGGTAAAAGTTTTACAAGACCTACATTAAAAGCTACACCAGGAGATTTAAGTTTGGTAATTCCTAAAAGACAATTAGATGGCATTATAGAAATGATATATGCTTTAGATAATATAGCGCCAGGTACAGCAAATGAAGATACACTTTTATATGGTGTAGAGGTTAAATTTTATAACTCTAATGTAGAATTAAATTCTAATCTAGAAACTAAAATAAAGGGATTATATGTTTTAGGGGATAGTTCAGGAGTAACTCATTCATTATCACAAGCATCAGCTAGTGGAGTATATGTGGCAAGAATATTAATGGAAAAGTATAATAATGTATAA
- a CDS encoding phospho-sugar mutase: MNYKALYEEWLNNDYIDEDTKKELKKLKNNEKEIEDRFYKELEFGTAGLRGKIGAGTNRMNIYNISKVTQGLADYITEKGEDYIERGVAIAFDCRHYSKKFAKTVALVLAGNGIRSYLFEDLRPTPELSFAVRRLNTAAGIVITASHNPKDYNGYKVYWEDGAQVLSKIANNITEKIESIYNFSEIKTINEKEALKSGLLNILGEDIDFEYIEKVKSLSIREDIDKDIKVVYTPLNGTGNVPVRRVLKERGFTNIIVVPEQEKPDPDFTTVGYPNPEDTKAFKYAEDLGKKVNAELLIATDPDCDRLAIEVKDKNGEYLAFNGNQTGAILINYIVSNMREMGKLPKGAAIVKSIVTGDLGKVIAEEYGVETYEALTGFKNICGKIPTLKEEGKEFIFGYEESIGYVTGTFVRDKDGVSSSMLLCEAAAYYKTKGKTLIDVLNEIYKKYGYYREKQISLILEGVEGKNRIERMMKSYRETFPKEITGSKLLSYIDYQDRIEYDVIKNDRKPCRIPRSNVLRFFFDDGSWYAVRPSGTEPKIKLYIYTKGKSIENAEEKIKAIEKEVLDKLNSVK, from the coding sequence ATGAATTACAAAGCATTATATGAAGAATGGTTAAACAATGATTATATTGATGAAGATACAAAAAAAGAGTTAAAGAAATTAAAAAATAATGAAAAGGAAATAGAAGATAGATTCTATAAAGAATTAGAATTTGGAACTGCAGGTCTTAGAGGTAAAATAGGAGCAGGTACAAATAGAATGAACATATACAATATATCTAAGGTTACTCAAGGATTAGCAGATTATATAACAGAAAAAGGTGAAGATTATATAGAAAGAGGAGTTGCTATAGCTTTTGATTGCAGACATTATTCAAAAAAATTTGCAAAAACTGTAGCTTTAGTTTTAGCTGGGAATGGAATAAGAAGTTATTTATTTGAAGATTTAAGACCAACCCCAGAATTATCTTTTGCAGTTAGAAGGTTGAATACTGCTGCTGGTATAGTTATAACCGCTAGTCATAATCCAAAAGATTATAATGGCTATAAAGTATATTGGGAGGATGGTGCTCAGGTTTTATCTAAAATAGCAAATAATATTACAGAGAAAATAGAATCTATTTATAATTTTAGTGAAATAAAGACTATAAATGAGAAAGAAGCTTTAAAAAGTGGATTATTAAATATATTAGGAGAAGATATAGATTTTGAATATATAGAAAAGGTTAAATCTTTAAGCATAAGGGAAGATATAGATAAAGACATAAAAGTTGTTTATACACCTTTAAATGGAACAGGAAATGTACCTGTTAGACGTGTTTTAAAAGAAAGAGGATTTACTAATATTATAGTAGTTCCAGAACAAGAGAAGCCAGATCCAGATTTCACCACAGTAGGATATCCAAATCCAGAAGATACAAAAGCATTTAAATATGCAGAAGACTTAGGAAAAAAAGTAAATGCAGAATTACTTATAGCTACAGATCCCGACTGCGATAGATTAGCTATAGAGGTTAAAGATAAAAATGGCGAATATTTAGCTTTTAATGGTAATCAAACAGGAGCTATACTTATAAATTATATAGTATCAAATATGAGAGAAATGGGAAAACTACCTAAAGGTGCTGCTATAGTGAAATCTATAGTTACTGGGGATTTAGGTAAGGTTATTGCAGAAGAATATGGAGTAGAAACTTATGAAGCATTAACTGGATTTAAAAATATATGTGGTAAAATACCAACTTTAAAAGAAGAAGGTAAAGAATTTATATTTGGATATGAAGAAAGCATAGGATATGTTACAGGAACATTTGTTAGAGATAAGGATGGAGTAAGTTCAAGCATGCTTTTATGCGAAGCAGCGGCTTATTATAAAACAAAAGGTAAAACATTAATAGATGTACTTAATGAAATATACAAGAAATATGGATATTATAGGGAAAAGCAAATATCATTAATATTAGAAGGAGTAGAAGGCAAGAATAGAATAGAAAGAATGATGAAGTCATATAGAGAAACCTTTCCAAAAGAAATAACAGGATCAAAGCTTTTAAGTTATATAGATTATCAAGATAGGATAGAATATGACGTAATAAAAAATGATAGGAAACCATGTAGAATACCTAGATCAAATGTTTTAAGATTCTTTTTCGATGATGGTAGTTGGTATGCAGTAAGACCATCAGGTACAGAACCTAAAATAAAATTATATATATACACAAAAGGTAAGAGTATAGAAAATGCAGAAGAAAAAATAAAAGCTATAGAAAAAGAAGTTTTAGATAAACTTAATTCAGTAAAATAA
- a CDS encoding adenylosuccinate synthase, with the protein MSAFIVLGAQWGDEGKGKMTDYLAENADVVVRFQGGNNAGHTVVVGEKEYKLHLIPSGILYNDKLNIIGNGVVLDPKALFEEISYLESLGVNVTPDRLIISDRAHVIMPYHRVLDGIKERARGNKDIGTTGKGIGPSYTDKMERSGIRVCDLIHKEVFEENLKETLKIKNKIITEAFGGEALDYNKIYNEYLEYAEKLRPFIKDISVIVNQKIKEGKEVLFEGAQGTLLDIDYGTYPYVTSSSTIAGGVCTGAGVGPTAITSAVGIAKAYTTRVGKGPFPTELLDSTGDWIREKGHEFGVTTGRARRCGWLDLVILKTSARVSGLTSFAVTKIDTLAGLDTLKVCTGYKLNGEIIDYVPASLEDLAKCEPIYEEFEGWDDSIANARCYEDLPENAIKYLKKIEDLTETKVSIVSVGPKRDQTMMISEI; encoded by the coding sequence ATGTCAGCTTTTATAGTATTAGGTGCTCAATGGGGTGATGAAGGTAAGGGAAAAATGACGGATTATTTAGCTGAGAATGCAGATGTAGTTGTAAGATTTCAAGGTGGTAATAATGCAGGTCATACAGTAGTTGTTGGAGAAAAAGAATATAAATTACACTTAATACCTTCCGGTATACTTTATAATGATAAGCTAAATATAATAGGAAATGGAGTAGTTTTAGATCCAAAGGCTTTATTTGAAGAAATAAGTTATTTAGAATCTTTAGGAGTAAATGTAACACCAGATAGATTAATAATAAGTGATAGAGCTCATGTTATAATGCCATATCATAGAGTATTAGATGGAATAAAAGAAAGAGCTAGAGGGAATAAAGACATAGGAACTACAGGAAAAGGTATAGGACCAAGCTATACAGATAAAATGGAGAGAAGTGGTATAAGAGTTTGTGATCTTATACATAAAGAAGTTTTTGAAGAAAATTTAAAAGAAACTTTAAAAATAAAAAATAAAATAATAACAGAAGCATTTGGTGGAGAAGCATTAGATTATAATAAAATTTATAATGAATATCTAGAATACGCAGAAAAATTAAGACCTTTTATAAAAGATATATCTGTTATAGTTAACCAAAAAATAAAAGAGGGTAAAGAAGTATTATTTGAAGGTGCTCAGGGAACGTTACTTGATATAGACTATGGAACATATCCTTATGTAACATCTTCAAGCACAATAGCTGGAGGAGTTTGTACAGGAGCGGGTGTAGGTCCAACGGCTATAACTAGTGCAGTAGGTATAGCTAAAGCTTATACAACAAGAGTAGGAAAAGGTCCTTTTCCTACAGAACTTTTAGATAGCACTGGAGATTGGATAAGAGAAAAAGGACATGAGTTTGGTGTTACTACTGGTAGAGCAAGGAGATGTGGATGGCTAGATTTAGTTATATTAAAAACTTCAGCTAGAGTATCTGGACTTACAAGTTTTGCAGTAACCAAAATTGATACATTAGCAGGATTAGATACTTTAAAAGTATGTACAGGATATAAATTAAATGGGGAAATTATAGATTATGTTCCAGCTAGCTTAGAAGATTTGGCAAAATGTGAACCAATATATGAAGAATTTGAAGGCTGGGATGATAGTATAGCTAATGCTAGATGTTATGAAGATCTACCTGAAAATGCTATAAAATATTTAAAGAAAATAGAAGATTTAACAGAAACTAAAGTATCTATAGTTTCTGTAGGCCCAAAAAGAGATCAAACTATGATGATATCAGAAATTTAA
- the lonC gene encoding Lon family ATP-dependent protease yields the protein MNSHKLDELQEDIINEIERDISSDMSIELQTEVLFEIVKKIIKDSNIRARIVKYKLEKYINSNNPYERLYALNKIISDGKGIQTVPTDKNVIEVLTETNRLIVEILAKRYVENNIEKEVEKVLMEKQDKYVEEVKLNILKKQKGPENAKTLKKYAHIEILETRKLTNNIQHLLRPTSFSEIIGQERPIKSLLSKIASPYPQHIILYGPPGVGKTSAARLALEEVKKLKYTPFYEESKFVEVDGTTLRWDPREITNPLLGSVHDPIYQGSKRDLAETGIPEPKLGLVTEAHGGVLFIDEIGELDDMLQNKLLKVLEDKRVEFSSSYYDPDDENTPKYIKHLFENGAPADFVLIGATTRDPSEINPALRSRCAEVFFEPLSSKDIEKIVINAADKLNIILEDGVAKTISRYTIEGRKAVNILSDVYGYSLYKNKEYKEGTKLNITMDDLEQVISISRLIPYDRIENKEKLEVGHVYGLGVSGYIGSTIEIEATVFNAKDKGKGFIRFNDTAGSMAKDSVFNAASVIRKITKEDIKDYDVHVNAIGGGKIDGPSAGAAITICIISALLNKPIKQDIAITGEISLKGKIKPVGGIFEKIYGARRKGIKKVIIPKDNIKDAPSDIKDIEIICIDTIEDLMNIVF from the coding sequence GTGAATTCTCATAAATTAGATGAATTACAAGAGGATATAATAAATGAAATAGAACGAGACATTTCAAGTGATATGTCTATTGAGTTACAGACAGAGGTTTTATTTGAAATAGTAAAAAAAATAATAAAAGATTCTAATATAAGAGCTAGAATTGTAAAATATAAGCTAGAAAAATATATAAATAGTAATAACCCATATGAAAGATTATATGCATTAAATAAAATAATAAGCGATGGCAAAGGTATACAAACAGTACCTACAGATAAAAATGTTATAGAAGTATTAACAGAAACAAATAGATTAATTGTGGAAATTTTAGCTAAAAGATATGTGGAAAACAACATAGAAAAAGAAGTAGAAAAAGTTTTAATGGAAAAACAAGATAAATATGTAGAAGAAGTAAAACTTAATATTTTAAAGAAACAAAAAGGACCTGAAAATGCTAAGACTTTAAAAAAATATGCACATATAGAGATTCTTGAAACTAGAAAATTAACTAATAATATTCAACACTTATTAAGACCTACTTCTTTTTCAGAAATTATAGGACAGGAGAGGCCTATAAAATCTCTTTTATCTAAAATAGCATCTCCATATCCGCAACATATTATATTATATGGACCACCAGGGGTAGGAAAAACATCTGCAGCTAGATTAGCTTTAGAAGAAGTAAAAAAGTTAAAATATACACCTTTTTATGAAGAATCTAAGTTTGTAGAGGTAGATGGGACTACTTTAAGATGGGACCCAAGAGAGATTACAAATCCTCTTTTGGGATCAGTACATGATCCAATATATCAGGGTTCTAAAAGAGATTTAGCTGAAACGGGTATACCAGAACCTAAGCTAGGATTAGTTACAGAAGCTCATGGTGGAGTGCTTTTTATAGATGAAATAGGTGAATTGGATGATATGCTTCAAAATAAACTTTTAAAAGTTTTAGAAGATAAAAGAGTAGAATTCTCATCTTCTTACTATGATCCTGATGATGAAAATACACCTAAGTATATAAAACATTTATTTGAAAATGGAGCACCAGCTGATTTTGTTCTTATAGGGGCTACTACTAGAGATCCTTCAGAAATAAATCCAGCATTAAGATCTAGATGCGCAGAAGTATTCTTTGAACCATTATCTTCTAAAGATATTGAAAAAATAGTAATAAATGCAGCAGATAAATTAAATATAATATTAGAAGATGGGGTAGCTAAAACTATAAGTAGATACACCATAGAGGGAAGAAAAGCAGTAAATATATTATCAGATGTCTATGGATATTCCTTATATAAAAATAAAGAATATAAAGAAGGAACAAAACTTAATATAACTATGGATGATTTAGAACAAGTCATATCTATAAGTAGACTTATTCCATATGACAGAATAGAAAATAAAGAAAAATTAGAAGTAGGACATGTATATGGACTAGGTGTAAGTGGATATATAGGATCTACTATAGAAATAGAAGCTACTGTATTTAATGCTAAAGATAAAGGAAAAGGCTTCATTAGATTTAATGATACAGCAGGAAGCATGGCAAAAGATTCAGTATTTAATGCAGCTTCCGTTATAAGAAAAATAACAAAAGAAGATATAAAGGATTATGATGTGCATGTTAATGCTATAGGCGGTGGAAAGATAGATGGACCATCTGCAGGAGCAGCTATAACAATATGTATCATTAGTGCTTTGTTAAACAAGCCTATAAAACAGGATATAGCCATAACAGGAGAAATATCTCTTAAAGGAAAGATAAAGCCTGTTGGAGGCATATTTGAAAAAATATATGGTGCAAGAAGAAAAGGGATAAAAAAGGTAATAATACCTAAGGACAATATAAAAGATGCTCCTTCAGATATTAAAGATATAGAAATAATATGCATAGATACTATAGAAGATCTTATGAATATAGTGTTTTAA
- a CDS encoding DUF1858 domain-containing protein: protein MKITKDMTVGEIVRNYEGAAEILMSFGMGCVGCPSAQSETLAEAAMVHGMELDALLDALNK from the coding sequence ATGAAAATAACTAAAGATATGACAGTAGGCGAAATCGTAAGAAATTATGAAGGAGCTGCTGAAATATTAATGAGCTTTGGAATGGGTTGTGTAGGATGCCCATCTGCACAAAGTGAAACTTTAGCCGAAGCTGCAATGGTTCATGGAATGGAACTAGACGCATTATTAGACGCATTAAATAAGTAA
- the rplI gene encoding 50S ribosomal protein L9, with amino-acid sequence MKVILLKDVKSLGKKGDLVNASDGYARNYLIPKKLAEQATENNLHILNNKKEAERRQRLKELEEAQKLAKSLMGKEIKFKVKIGENGRLFGSITSKDISEKLKEQYKIDIDKKKIVADTIRQTGIYEAEIKIYPEVSAKVKVSVLEE; translated from the coding sequence ATGAAAGTTATATTATTAAAAGACGTTAAATCATTAGGTAAGAAGGGGGATCTAGTTAATGCATCTGATGGATATGCAAGAAATTACTTAATCCCAAAGAAATTAGCTGAGCAAGCAACAGAAAATAATTTACACATTTTAAATAATAAAAAAGAAGCAGAAAGAAGACAAAGGTTAAAGGAATTAGAAGAAGCTCAAAAATTAGCAAAATCATTAATGGGAAAAGAAATTAAATTTAAAGTTAAAATTGGTGAAAATGGAAGATTATTTGGTTCTATAACATCAAAAGATATTTCAGAAAAGTTAAAAGAACAATACAAAATAGATATAGATAAAAAGAAGATAGTAGCAGATACTATAAGACAAACAGGAATTTATGAGGCAGAAATAAAAATTTACCCAGAAGTTTCAGCTAAAGTTAAAGTTTCTGTTTTAGAAGAATAG
- a CDS encoding DUF3006 domain-containing protein codes for MKGIIDRFEDNFAVVELEDKRMINIDKNILPKKAKEGDVINIEGDIITLNEKEKEKLKKEIDELTKGMWQE; via the coding sequence ATGAAGGGAATAATTGATAGATTTGAAGATAATTTTGCTGTAGTAGAATTAGAAGATAAAAGAATGATAAACATAGATAAAAATATTCTTCCTAAGAAGGCTAAAGAAGGAGATGTTATAAATATAGAAGGAGATATTATAACTTTAAATGAAAAAGAAAAGGAAAAATTAAAAAAGGAAATAGATGAGCTAACAAAAGGAATGTGGCAAGAATAG
- a CDS encoding NAD(P)/FAD-dependent oxidoreductase: protein MYHKIIILGGGASGITASIISKDMGSDVAILEGNDRIGKKILTTGNGRCNITNENVSSCKYFSNNSDFYKFILSQFNLEDTKNFFSSLGLPLITLNEGKIYPMSLQASSVLDVLRLAVEDREIPIYFNSKVKNIKKSNKGFTITTEEEVFQCEKLILAPGGMSAPNTGSDGSGFKLAKNLGHNIIDPVPGLVQLKLDFPYLKALSGIKFDGNVKLMRDKEDLREEFGEILFTDYGISGPPILQLSSLASRLLKNNKQIYLKVDMLPNMSKENLMNLLENHWGTFHYRSIYDSFIGIINKKLIPTLLKHCGIKNIHIPCQDITWQEKEKIFNTLKNWTFKVTETNSFKNSQVTCGGVDTSEVSNKNLESLKVKNLYFCGEILDVNGDCGGFNLQWAWSSGYIAGKNASSN, encoded by the coding sequence GTGTATCATAAAATTATAATTTTAGGTGGAGGTGCCTCTGGGATTACAGCTTCCATAATATCAAAGGATATGGGTTCAGATGTAGCTATATTAGAAGGTAATGATAGGATAGGTAAAAAAATTTTAACCACTGGCAATGGTAGATGTAATATAACTAATGAAAATGTATCTTCCTGTAAATATTTCAGCAATAATAGCGATTTTTATAAATTTATTCTATCTCAATTTAATCTAGAGGATACAAAAAATTTTTTTAGTAGCTTAGGACTTCCATTAATTACTCTTAATGAAGGTAAAATCTATCCTATGTCTTTGCAAGCTTCTTCTGTACTGGATGTATTAAGATTAGCTGTGGAAGATAGAGAAATACCTATTTACTTTAATAGTAAGGTTAAAAATATAAAAAAATCTAATAAAGGATTTACAATTACTACAGAGGAGGAAGTGTTTCAATGTGAAAAATTGATACTGGCTCCTGGTGGAATGTCAGCTCCTAATACTGGCTCTGATGGTTCAGGCTTTAAACTTGCAAAAAATTTGGGTCATAATATTATTGATCCAGTACCTGGATTAGTTCAGCTTAAATTAGATTTTCCATATCTAAAAGCTTTATCAGGAATTAAATTTGATGGTAATGTAAAACTTATGAGAGATAAAGAAGATTTAAGAGAAGAATTCGGCGAAATATTATTTACTGACTATGGTATATCTGGACCTCCCATTCTACAATTAAGCAGTCTAGCCTCTAGATTATTAAAGAACAATAAACAAATTTATTTAAAAGTTGATATGCTCCCTAATATGAGTAAAGAAAATTTAATGAATTTATTAGAAAATCATTGGGGAACTTTTCACTATAGAAGTATTTATGATTCTTTTATTGGCATAATAAATAAAAAGTTAATACCTACTCTTTTAAAACATTGTGGTATAAAAAATATTCATATTCCTTGTCAGGATATAACTTGGCAAGAAAAAGAAAAAATATTTAATACATTAAAAAATTGGACTTTTAAAGTAACAGAAACTAACTCCTTTAAAAATTCTCAAGTAACCTGTGGAGGAGTGGATACTTCTGAAGTTTCAAATAAAAATTTAGAATCTTTAAAAGTTAAAAATCTTTATTTTTGTGGAGAGATTTTAGATGTAAATGGTGATTGTGGAGGCTTTAACTTACAGTGGGCTTGGTCTTCTGGGTATATAGCTGGAAAAAATGCTTCTTCAAATTAA